The Cervus canadensis isolate Bull #8, Minnesota chromosome 24, ASM1932006v1, whole genome shotgun sequence nucleotide sequence actcactggaaaagactctgatggtgggaaagactgagggcaggataagaaggggacgacagaggatgagatggctggatggcatcaccaactcaatggacatgagttggcgcaaactccgagagatggtgaaggacagggaagactgacatgctgcagtccatggggttgcaaagagtcagacactacttagtgactgaagaacaataaCAGCCATggctgggagagaagggaaggaagacttAACGGCAGAGACAGCCTTGAGCTCTACCTGGATGAATGGGACCAGGCTGGCCTCTCCAGCCTGCTGAATACAAAGAACAGTGGAAGTTCCTGGGAAGCTGGGCCTTTCCAAGGAACAAGTTTAGAGGCGGAAGAGCTgaagtggggaggtgggggggacaCCAAGCCCAAGGGTGTAAGAAGGACCCTGAAAGGAGGATCGGTCCCAAGGAGGCTGTGGGAGGAAGGAATCCTAGCCATGGAGGCCGAGGTGAGTTGTCAACAAGGTAACAAAGTGGCTAATGATGTCAAATGCTGCTTCGTGGTCCAGAGGACTTAACACAGACACAGGGCACTGCACCCTGTGATCTCACACTGTCCGGGGAGactgcccaccaccaccacccacaggAGGCTTTTCCAAAAGCAGTGAGAAGGGACAGAAGCAGGACTACGTGAGGGCGTCTACACTAGGCTCCCAAGCATGCACTCTGTGATCTCACACTGTCCGGGGAGActgcccaccaccaccccccacaggAGGCTTTTCCAAAAGCAGTGAGAAGGGACAGAAGCAGGACTACGTGAGGGCGTCTACACTAGGCTCCCAAGCGCAGCACATTTCCACCCACAGCACCCCGTCCCTTCTAGTTCTCTGGGAGGCAGGACGCTTAGTTACTGGATCAAAGGCAGGCAGTGCTTGGGACACACTTGGCACTAAAGAAATGGTTGGTCAGCAGAGATCTAAACTGAACGGGGCTTCCTGGGTCACGACATGGGAAccccagcagccccaggaggCTGTGCCTTCCCCAAAGCTTGGAGGCAGCTCGGCCGCACAAGCGGAGACTTCGCTGCTGGCtgctcccacctgcctcctcatGCTCATGGGGAAGAGGACCTCAGAGGCAGTGAGGTTCACGGGGtggctcctcctgcctcccagagCCTGTTTTCTCATGGAGAAAGGACAGGGTGGGGACAGTAGGAGGCTTCCATCCATGTCcttcttcagtgatttttttttttttttagccacaagcacatattacttttataatgagcaacaaagaataaacacattttcaagttgaaaataaaatgaggctGCAGGAGGCCAGCCCATCTCGGAGGCCCCCTCCAAAGCTAAGATGCTGCAATTCTAAGTAATTTCTTGTCTTTATTTGCTTGTCCTGTGAGGAGCATTTGGTGAAgcagccttgtgtgtgtgtgtggcgggggggaTACTCTTGTATTCCCCCCACAGATGCTGGGCCCAGCCGGCTGGCCCCGGACGTATGTTGCCAGCCTGTGGGACATATCATCTTCCCAATGTCCCCACTCTGGGAGGTCACCTGGTGTGACGGGGCCTAGCCCAAAGCTCTGGGCTCATTCCTGGCCTGGAAGACTCCCCAAATGACCTGTTCTAAAGCCACAGAAAGGGCTTGGGTATGGGCTCTGTGGGAGACTCCTGGAGCCCCATCGGAGCAGTCCTGGAGTTCTAGGGAGTTTGTTGTGGTTTAACAAATCCTGGAAAGGGGGAGTTGTGGCCCCACGCCCAGGGCCCACTGCCTCTTTCCCAGCACAGGAGAACTCCCTCGCTAGTAAGAGCCCCACTGGAGGGTCTCAGGGCAGGATAGAACATCCCCCATCCATACCCAGTATATGAAGAACTCACAGAAGAGGAAGGGCCCCCACGTGGGTCAGTCAAGCCTGAGTGGGACCCTAGTTCCACCTCCTATcagccctgtgaccttgggcaaggcccTTAGCTGAGGCCAGGCTATCCTGAGATAAAGAGGTCAAGAATGCaacgcccccagccccgcccaggTGGTGGGGAGCAGGAGAGGTCTCACAAACCGCAATGTAACCTGTTTAATCCTGGGAGGGTCCAGAGGCTGCCCCTTGGCCAAAGGAgcttttaatctgcatttccccCACAGACCCCGGTCGGCTCTGGAAGTTTCCCCACCCGCAAAGCGTCCCCTCCGGCGTTAGTCCAGGCGATAGCCACTACCAGCCGCTGCAGCGGGGGGACTGGTCTCCCAGCCCCGGCGCACCGGGCTGGCCCACGACCTTGGAGGAACCCGGGAGAGAAAGCTTCACCCAGCGACAGTACTTTTCCACTGCACTGCTCGGCCACCTCGGCTGGCTTTCTGCTGCGCAGATAGGAGGCGAAGGGAGCCAGGCCGGCCCCGGGAGGAACCCACCCGAACTCGCGCTCAGAGATGCGGGGAGGCAGGAGCTGCGGGTAAGGGGCAGTGGGCATCCGAGAAAGAGGAGGGGGGCACCGAACCCTCCCAGAGGGGCTGAGAGGGCGACCTGAGAAACTTGCACTGTCAAAGCCCTTGGGTCGATTTCAAGCGCTTCCTGCTCCTTGACCTCCGACAATAATGATTAAACCCGACCCACCGCGCCTGTGCCGGGTCTCAGGCGAAGAGCCCCGCTGGCCGGCGCGGGGGGAGGAGACGGAGGAGGGGACGAGAGAGCTAGCGGTCCCGCCCGGTGATGTAGGCAGCCGGGGGAGGTGGAGCCGCGACGCCTGGAGGAGTCCCCACCGCAGTCGCGGCTCTCGGTCTACCCCTCCGAGCAGCCAGCCTCCAGCCCCGGCTCCGGCGACCTCCCCGCCGCCGCAGTTTGGGCGGCTGGGACCGCGGGGTGCCCCCCTCTTCGTATCGGGGGGGCGCGTCTCCACCccgcccagcccctgcccctcctggctTCCCGGACGGCTGGAGCGACTCCCGGGGAAAGCTGTTCCCGGACGCTCAGGGCCGTCGCCCGGGCATCTCGGCTGCCAGCCCGGCTGGGCACCGGGCATCTGCGAAGCCAGCTAGCCCTGCCTGGCACTGGGCATCTGCGGGCACCGATTGTCCCCGGCGCCGCCCAGCTTCTCGAACGCCCTGGGCCGCGGGCTTCTGGGCGCGCTCCCCTCCCCCGGCCGCCGGGCCGGCCGCCCGCGAGCTCCCGGCGCCCCCAGCCCCTCGggccgccgccgcagccgccgcgATGCTGCCCTGGAGGCGTAACAAATTTGTGCTGGTGGAGGACGACGCCAAGCGCAAGGCCAAGAGCCTGAGCCCCAGGCTCGCCTACACGTCTCTGCTCTCCAGCTTCCTGCGCTCCTGCCCGGACCTGCTGCCCGACTGGCCGCTGGAGCGCCTGGGCCGCGTGTTCCGCAGCCGGCGCCAGAAAGTGGAGCTCAACAAAGAGGACCCGACCTACACCGTGTGGTACCTGGGCAACGCCGTCACCCTGCACGCCAAGGGCGACGGCTGCACCGAGGACGCCGTGGGCAAGATCTGGGCGCGCTGCGGGCCGGGCGGGGGCACCAAGATGAAGCTGACGCTGGGGCCGCACGGCCTCCGCATGCAGCCGTGCGAGCGCAGCAGCCCGGGGGGCCCCGGGGGCCGCCGGCCGGCGCACGCCTACCTGCTGCCGCGCATCACCTACTGCGCGGCGGACGCGCGCCACCCGCGCGTCTTCGCCTGGGTCTACCGCCACCAGGCGCGCCACAAGGCGGTGGTACTGCGCTGCCACGCCGTGTTGCTGGCGCGGGCGCATAAGGCGCGCGCCCTGGCCCGCCTGCTCCGCCAGGCCGCCCTGGCGGCCTTCAGCGACTTCAAGCGCCTGCAGCGCCAGAGCGACGCGCGCCACGTGCGCCAGCAGCACCTCCGCGCCGGGGGCGCCCCCGCCGCCTCGCTGCCCCGCGCCCCGCTGCGCCGGCTCCTCAACGCCAAGTGCGCCTACCGGCCGCCCCCCGCCGCCGAGCGCGGCCGTGGGGCGCCGCGCCTCAGCAGCATCCAGGAGGAGGACGAGGACCAGGACGAGGACGCGGGGCCGCGCGAGCGGCCGGAGGTGCTCAGCCTGGCCCGCGAGCTGAGGACGTGCAGCCTGCGGGCCGCCCCGGCGCCTCCGCCGCCCTCGCAGCCCCGCCGCTGGAAGGCCGGCCCCCGGGAGCGAGCGGGCCAGGCGCGCTGAGAGCCGGAGGTGGGGGGCGCGGGGCGGATGGACAGGCCTCGCGGCCCCAGAACCGGCCGGCCTGACGTAGAGCCTCCGGCCTCGGCCCTGCCCACTACGGCTTCCCCGtggtccccccaccccgcccttgcCTCCCTCGTGGTCTCTGTCCGCCCCGCGCCTCATCCTGGCTCAGGGTGACGCCTGACATGCCCTTGAGTGTGGGGGGCGGCGAGCTGGGGGAGCAGCAGTATTCCGTGTTCGCCCCCCACGCCCGGAGTCTGCCGGCGCCCTCCACTGTGGAATTGCCTCCCCGACGCTTAACACCAAGCTGCTTTGCCCATAGGCCACGCCCTGCCTCCCCAAACATCCTCTCTAGAGAAGGGGGCTTGGGGAggagactcttccagaaaaccagGAAGGTGGCCTTGGATCTTGGCCCCGGGGGGAGACAGTGGGTCTGCCCGTAGCCAGGGTAGCCCTGGGCAGGCATTCTTAGAGCGGGAAGAATAGTGGCCCCGGAGAGCTGAGGCCAGGCCCCAAGTGGCACCTGAGTCCACTGCCATACCACACAAGGAAGCGTGCCCAGCCTCTACGCATGGCCTCTCCACCCCTTGGAGGACTTCTGGGACTTGGCTGCTCTGCCTGTAGAGAAAACGGGGATGTTCCTACCACCCCGAACAACAGACGGCCAGGAACAGCCCTGTGCAGCAGGCCGCGGCCCAAGCCTGTGTCCTGGTGCCCGCAGGCCTCCTCACCCACCGTCTTTCTGCATACAAATGTGTGTGGGTCCTCACTCGGCGCCCCACAGCTAGGACCAAGACGTGGCCTCCAACGGAGGTAAGAGGACATCTGGCAGGTGTTTGAGGCACTGACCACCCAGCAGATGGACAGGGGAGAGATGTCCCCAAGCCAAGGCTTGGCAGAGCCGGAGGGTACTGACAGCACCCGGCTTCTGACAgcaagatgaggctggagagtGCGGTGACCCCACCAGGGGAGTGGGCCCCTGCCCACGTGTCTTTTAACAAGGTCACTAAAAGCCCAAAGATCTATGTGTCACCAAATGATCATTGTAAATAAACCGTTCCTGCTTTTTCAGCCTGTCACCACTCTTGTGTTGTGCTTGATGCCAGGCCTGTTGACGGTGAAAAGATGATCATCAGACCCTTGAAGGGCAGGAGAGGTCCCAGGAAGCATCCCCCGTAGCAGCTGGAGCCAACTCTCAGGAGTGGGGGGGTGACGAGAGAGTTGCTGCCAGGACCCTGTTCCCTTCATGTCAGGAGAGGAGACAGAAGCAGGTGCCTTGCCTGCAAATCACATGGGCTAAGCCTGGGAGGGGTGTCAGCTGTCTGTCTCGGCCTCCTGGAATGTCTGTCTGCCTGGGCACCAAACGCAAGTGTCTCTGGAGCATTTGGgcgaggagggggcagggggctgggaccTTCTCATGAGCTGTGTATCTTtgagaaggggtgtgtgtgtgtgtgtgtgtgtgtgtaggcaaaTGGTATTTGCTAGGTCTCCTTGGGGATGTAAAAGAGAGGGGTGAGCAATCCAGTTTGCTTTCAGAGGAGCTGGAGAGGTCTATTGAGACCTTTAGGACAGCCTGAGTCCTGAGCTTGggtatcttttttatttctgtgctgaGTTGGGCACTGATCCCAGGCTTGTCCAGAGCCCAGACAAAAGGCCTCTGCAGTCAGCCGCCATCAGGACGGCTCTGTGTCCTGCAGAACTGAGGGCACCCCTGTCACTTCAGCCTGGCGGAACACAGGCAGGGTCAGGGGACTTTGAAGGGGCAGGCTGGGCTTCATCACGCGTTTGGGGAGCGACAGGGGCCCGCTACCGCTCACTGCGTGTTCACTGCTTCCCTCTTACCGACCTCCAGGGATTTGCTGGGGTTTCTCCCCATACGGAGAGATAGGAGAGAGCTGGGAGCAGAGGAGGGGCTGCAAGCCAGCCCCTGGTGTTGGAGGCAATCTCACCCAGAAACACGGCCGCAAGCACAGCCTCTTTAATCAGAAGTGTGCAGCAGAAATGTACTGAACGCCTGCCTTGGGACAGACGCGGAGCTAGGTCCCAGCGGTCCGGGAGGCCCTCCCTCGTGGCTCACACATTCCCAAGTGAAATGCACATAATTAAAGGAACAGTTGCAATGTAATAATTCACAAGCAGGCTCTCAGTCTTAGCCTCTGAGCCTCCGCTTGTCTCCAGCAGCCTCCcaaaacacagacacagacacacacacacacagacacacacacagacacacacacacacacacaactgcctTCTTCCCCCCGTTCACGCTCTGTTCTCTAGATCGGGAGTTACAGGACCAGACTGCAAGGACTGTCTGCCTCCTCCAGCTGTGTGATGCTGGGTAATGCAttcagcctctctgggcctcgccTTTATCGATGGTAAAGTGGGAGACAGCTGATTCCTGTTCACAGTCTGATTGtaagaaggaaacagaatgaCGTCTGTGGAAAAGCTTTGGCAAATGACATTGCCCATATGAAGAACCACCATTTTACCCGTTtcttactgttcagtcactaagtcgtgtctgactctctgagacccccaggacccccagcacgccaggtttccctgtccttcaccatctcccagagtttgctccagttcacatctattgagtcggtgatgccatccagccattgcATTCCCTGtcacccctctcctcctgcccttaatctttcccagcattgggatctTTTCCTATTTTACCTTCTGTTTAGGTTAGGATTTTTAGTCTGCCTTCCCCCAACCCCTACGCCACTCACCCCTGGCAATGGTGATTATAAgtcatttttatctctctctctctctttgccacACTGCATGCTTTGTGAGTTCTCAGctccccccaaccagggattgaacctgggccaaggcagtgaaagcacagaatcctaaccactagaccaccagcgaACTCCCGCACCTCCATTCTCACTGTGTGTGGCGGAGGGAGGCCCTGGTCCACCTTCCCTCTCGCAGTCGAGGATGAGATAAGCCACAAGCTGGCCGGTACAATGCCAACGGCCACCAGACCCCAGAGGGGGTGTTGGGGGCAGCTCCagccccccaggccccaggcttCATTGCTCCCAAGGGAGGGAGGTCCAGCCTGGGAAACACCCCCTCCTTCTCTGCACTGACTTTGCCTTTATCCCCTGAGCTTAGACACAAGCTCAAGAAGATCCCTGAACCATTGAGCAAGCCATCCGGCGCCCGTGTCTCATTTCTGGCATcctttccccacctgtaaaataaAAGTGGGAGCATTCTCTGacttctgggtttcccaggtgtgcCCCAGGAGCTGCTGTGGGGAGTGATGGGGCGATGGAATAGGGAGGGCCCCCCAACCTGCTGTAACTGGAACGTCTTCTCTGTTTTCCCTTTGGGGTTTATGGGGTTCCAGTTGAATAATGGGAGCCCACCTCGCcacgtcatgtccgactctttgccgccccatggactgtagcgcgtcaggcttccctgcctctcaccacctcccagagtttgcccaagttcatggaaacctgcagatttttctttttggaggtcttttgttggggggaggggggtaggTTGGCCATACCATGCAGCATGAGTccatgcagcatgtaggatcttagttccccaaccagggatcgaacctgtgtccactgcagtggaagcatggagtcttaaccaactgagccagAGAAGTAATGCTGGGATGTGAACGTGGCAATGGAGGGCGTCCCAGAAACAACACACAGCCAGGGACAACTCCGGCAGTCTGTCTTCCCGGGACCTCTGGGGCCTTATCTGCTGCTCTCCTGATCCCACTCGAGAGGGGCAGGGCCATGACCGGTGTGACTGGGCCGCAGCTCACAGCTCCAGCCACCCATGCCTTCCTGACTCCTGTTCCTCCCCTTCCATACACAGACGTGCTCCCAGGTCCCCAGACCTTGCCGTGTGCACCCACGTCCAGGCCCAGGCTCCTGCCATTCTCACCACCTCGAATGTCCTTTCCTTTGGCCGCACGTGTTCAGCCCTACCCTCTCACAAGGAACAGTCCCGCCTCCTCGGAACTTTCCTTAATGCACACCCCTCCTCCACTCCTGCCAGATCCAGGGGTCATCTCTCCTCTCGGACTCAGAATGGGGCCTGTGCTGTTCTCGTGGTCCTCATCAGGTGACACCTCGGATTCCTGTTTTTATGGAAGTGTCTTACCTCTCATACTGCTTCGTAGATTCGTATTCATTTCCCCATCCCCTTCagtactccttggcaggaaagttatgaccaacctagacagcatattaaaaagcagagatattactttgccaacaaaggtccatctagtcaaggctatggtttttccagtggtcatgtatggatgtgagagttggactataaacaaagctgagcgccaaagaattgatgcttttgacctgtggtgttggagaagactcttgagagtccctcggacagcaagga carries:
- the FAM43B gene encoding protein FAM43B isoform X2, producing MRGGRSCGFLRSCPDLLPDWPLERLGRVFRSRRQKVELNKEDPTYTVWYLGNAVTLHAKGDGCTEDAVGKIWARCGPGGGTKMKLTLGPHGLRMQPCERSSPGGPGGRRPAHAYLLPRITYCAADARHPRVFAWVYRHQARHKAVVLRCHAVLLARAHKARALARLLRQAALAAFSDFKRLQRQSDARHVRQQHLRAGGAPAASLPRAPLRRLLNAKCAYRPPPAAERGRGAPRLSSIQEEDEDQDEDAGPRERPEVLSLARELRTCSLRAAPAPPPPSQPRRWKAGPRERAGQAR
- the FAM43B gene encoding protein FAM43B isoform X1, which translates into the protein MLPWRRNKFVLVEDDAKRKAKSLSPRLAYTSLLSSFLRSCPDLLPDWPLERLGRVFRSRRQKVELNKEDPTYTVWYLGNAVTLHAKGDGCTEDAVGKIWARCGPGGGTKMKLTLGPHGLRMQPCERSSPGGPGGRRPAHAYLLPRITYCAADARHPRVFAWVYRHQARHKAVVLRCHAVLLARAHKARALARLLRQAALAAFSDFKRLQRQSDARHVRQQHLRAGGAPAASLPRAPLRRLLNAKCAYRPPPAAERGRGAPRLSSIQEEDEDQDEDAGPRERPEVLSLARELRTCSLRAAPAPPPPSQPRRWKAGPRERAGQAR